A stretch of Alkalicella caledoniensis DNA encodes these proteins:
- a CDS encoding DnaJ domain-containing protein codes for MKDYYGILGINSAATAQEIKKAYRDMAKKWHRCQ; via the coding sequence ATGAAGGATTACTATGGCATTTTAGGAATAAACTCTGCTGCCACTGCACAGGAGATTAAAAAAGCTTACAGGGATATGGCTAAGAAGTGGCATCGATGTCAATAA
- a CDS encoding methyl-accepting chemotaxis protein, with translation MNSIKTKMVVLILLLVIVSSMSTVGVGFINSIKSTNNIVNTLYEQQLDRIGSTFELYIKGQFGSLSLNGQGQLVDQEGESIEERFAPIDEFSKEADVVSTIFVKEGNDFKRILTNVEDAQGKRIVGTVLDKDGEAYREVMNKNTYIGEANISGMPYVTKYSPILDGNNNIIGIYFVGKSSEVVSSMVSETRVSAIRSVSLVVLLILITASGLSYLLANSIAKPIMNITSVIKKQSNLDFRFDEKSEAAKYFNRKDEIGVMTKALKNMEDNVREFIVKTAETARHVAASSEELTSITDQSAKASEEVARAIEEIARGAGDQARDTENSSYTVDEMGRLLGQNVEYNRELNEAAQEIDNQKNEGFNIIESLMQKSRENNEVSQVVFEAIVSNNESAEKIEKASTMIQSIADQTNLLALNAAIEAARAGEAGRGFAVVADEIRKLAESSNSFTKEIKEVIEDLKAKSQSAVKTMGDAKEIVDEQNQNVMDTKEKFDMIASAVTTTNRVIEKLNHSVESMNTNKDRLMDLMQNLAAIAEENAAGTEETSASIEQQTASMEEIASSSEGLAQRAQELEELIRKFKY, from the coding sequence ATGAATAGTATTAAAACCAAAATGGTTGTTCTAATTTTATTACTTGTAATTGTTTCGTCTATGTCTACCGTGGGTGTAGGATTTATAAACAGTATAAAGTCTACAAATAACATTGTTAATACACTATATGAGCAACAGTTAGACAGGATAGGCAGTACCTTTGAGCTATACATAAAAGGGCAATTTGGGTCCTTAAGCCTAAATGGGCAAGGTCAGTTAGTTGATCAAGAAGGAGAGAGCATCGAAGAAAGATTTGCTCCCATTGATGAGTTTTCCAAGGAAGCAGATGTGGTATCAACTATCTTTGTCAAAGAAGGTAATGATTTTAAACGTATTTTAACCAATGTTGAAGATGCACAAGGTAAAAGGATTGTAGGGACGGTACTGGATAAAGATGGGGAGGCCTACAGGGAGGTTATGAACAAAAACACCTATATTGGCGAGGCTAATATTTCTGGAATGCCTTACGTAACAAAGTACAGCCCTATTCTTGATGGTAACAATAATATTATAGGGATATATTTTGTTGGAAAATCCAGTGAGGTTGTTAGTAGTATGGTGAGTGAAACAAGGGTATCAGCAATTAGAAGTGTTTCTTTAGTAGTTCTGCTTATACTTATTACTGCATCAGGATTAAGCTATCTTTTAGCCAACTCTATCGCGAAACCTATTATGAATATAACTTCAGTTATTAAAAAACAAAGTAACTTGGACTTTAGATTTGATGAAAAATCTGAAGCAGCTAAATACTTTAATAGAAAAGATGAAATCGGTGTTATGACAAAGGCACTAAAGAATATGGAAGACAATGTGCGAGAATTTATTGTTAAAACAGCTGAAACTGCTAGGCATGTGGCAGCTTCTTCAGAAGAGCTAACTTCAATCACTGATCAATCTGCTAAGGCTTCTGAGGAAGTAGCTAGAGCTATTGAAGAGATTGCAAGGGGAGCTGGTGATCAAGCTAGGGATACTGAAAATTCATCTTATACAGTTGATGAGATGGGAAGGCTTCTAGGGCAAAATGTTGAATATAATCGAGAACTAAATGAGGCGGCTCAAGAAATTGATAATCAAAAAAATGAAGGTTTTAATATAATAGAATCTCTAATGCAAAAATCCCGGGAAAACAATGAGGTGTCCCAGGTTGTTTTTGAGGCCATAGTAAGTAATAATGAAAGTGCAGAAAAAATAGAAAAAGCCAGTACTATGATCCAGAGTATTGCAGACCAAACAAATCTTTTAGCACTTAATGCTGCTATTGAAGCTGCAAGGGCTGGAGAAGCAGGACGAGGTTTTGCCGTGGTGGCAGATGAAATCCGCAAACTTGCAGAGAGTTCTAACAGCTTCACTAAGGAGATTAAGGAAGTTATTGAAGATTTAAAGGCAAAGTCCCAAAGTGCAGTAAAAACCATGGGAGACGCCAAGGAAATAGTTGATGAACAAAATCAAAATGTAATGGATACTAAAGAGAAGTTTGATATGATAGCATCAGCTGTTACCACAACAAATAGGGTTATTGAAAAGTTGAACCACTCCGTAGAATCTATGAACACTAATAAGGATAGGCTTATGGATCTTATGCAAAACTTAGCTGCAATTGCAGAGGAAAATGCAGCAGGTACAGAGGAAACATCTGCCTCTATTGAGCAGCAGACGGCGTCTATGGAAGAAATAGCAAGTTCCAGTGAGGGACTAGCACAAAGGGCTCAAGAGCTTGAGGAACTTATAAGGAAATTTAAGTATTAA
- a CDS encoding RNA polymerase sigma factor: MDVIKLVRKAKKGDKEALLKLIMDKKSEYYKLSYVYTQNKEDALDAMEDMIVILYEKINQLKNKESFHSWSKTILVNCAKSIHRKNHRIIFLDTVKDMGYLEKYESKEQNIDLNEQLKQLNKDQQEAIKLKYLLDMDYKTIATITKVSEGTVKSRVFNGLKKLREKLGGEYDHVRNK, encoded by the coding sequence GTGGATGTTATCAAACTTGTTCGCAAAGCAAAAAAAGGAGATAAAGAAGCCCTTTTGAAACTAATCATGGACAAAAAAAGTGAATACTACAAGCTCTCCTATGTTTATACTCAAAATAAAGAAGATGCTCTAGACGCCATGGAGGATATGATAGTAATACTTTACGAAAAGATTAATCAACTGAAAAACAAAGAATCCTTCCATAGTTGGAGTAAAACCATACTTGTAAATTGTGCAAAATCAATACACAGGAAAAACCATAGAATTATCTTTTTAGATACAGTGAAGGATATGGGCTACCTAGAGAAATACGAGTCCAAAGAGCAAAACATAGATCTCAACGAACAGTTAAAACAGCTCAACAAAGACCAACAAGAGGCAATCAAACTAAAATACCTGTTGGACATGGACTACAAAACAATCGCCACTATCACCAAGGTTTCAGAGGGGACTGTTAAATCTAGGGTGTTTAACGGATTGAAGAAATTACGAGAAAAACTTGGAGGTGAATATGACCATGTCAGAAATAAATGA
- a CDS encoding bifunctional diguanylate cyclase/phosphodiesterase, translating to MGLLNFLNNKLKSTHGEEGETKKIVLKIVAAYGVIGIFWIIVSDRLLYTFIGEPKTLQNIQEYKGIFYVLITMFFIYRLVYTPINLLTKSNKRIKETNFKLMDTYSELAATEEELIAQLDETKAINKRYQLLIEGSKDGIWEWDLLNDKFNFSIVTKPPFNYAVGEIQGGFEQWSKLIHPDDKEKANVIFNKYLGEKSGTYRSTYRLRCKDGSYRWILSQGQAEWDVGGKAIRVAGSHTDLTETIDLKESLHKLYYYDNVTDLPNRQMIKMKIEDKIAEFPKEKFALVCFDIDNFKHINDTLGHFAGDELLRYVAKVLKVKLDSVHRIARLGGDEFLILLEYSEISRILAVTEELVTELRKPWHFQDKEFHISLSAGIVTYPDHGSNFDALLKNADSAMYAVKENGKDNFGLYTDEEQQRRSEYMEIVNDLHHAIDKKQFELFYQPILNLESRKVIAVEALIRWFHPEKGFIPPDKFIPIAEQTGQIHEINSWVLRTACTQKKKWEQMGFEPITFSINFSCKSFTQVDPVKNTQMIINESGVKYDEIQLEITETSLIENFDLAIDTIRELSERGIKFALDDFGTGYSSFTYLKKLPIDCLKIDRDFLLTIEMDKTNEIIVNKVIELAHVLGMKVIAEGIETVEQLEVLKKYGCDRGQGYYFSKPLPSSHIEEFLVKQ from the coding sequence GTGGGTCTATTAAATTTTTTAAACAATAAACTGAAAAGTACCCATGGTGAAGAGGGAGAAACTAAGAAAATAGTTCTTAAAATTGTAGCTGCTTACGGAGTAATAGGAATTTTTTGGATAATTGTTTCTGATAGATTACTTTACACTTTTATAGGAGAGCCGAAAACTCTTCAGAACATTCAAGAATATAAGGGGATTTTTTATGTTCTTATTACTATGTTTTTTATTTACCGACTGGTGTACACGCCAATTAACTTACTAACTAAATCAAATAAAAGAATAAAGGAAACTAACTTTAAGCTAATGGATACATATAGTGAGCTTGCTGCTACTGAGGAAGAACTAATAGCTCAACTAGATGAAACAAAGGCGATAAATAAGCGGTACCAACTTCTTATAGAAGGTTCAAAAGATGGAATATGGGAATGGGATTTACTTAACGATAAATTTAATTTTTCTATAGTTACTAAACCTCCATTTAACTATGCTGTGGGTGAAATACAAGGGGGATTTGAGCAGTGGAGTAAGCTCATTCATCCAGATGATAAAGAAAAGGCTAATGTAATATTCAACAAGTATTTAGGAGAAAAGAGTGGAACATATAGAAGCACATACAGGCTCCGTTGTAAGGATGGAAGTTACAGATGGATTTTAAGCCAGGGACAAGCTGAATGGGATGTGGGCGGTAAAGCCATCAGGGTGGCAGGATCACATACTGACTTGACAGAAACCATAGATTTAAAGGAAAGCTTACATAAACTTTACTATTATGACAACGTCACAGACTTACCAAACCGTCAGATGATTAAAATGAAAATTGAAGATAAAATTGCTGAATTCCCAAAGGAGAAATTTGCACTTGTGTGCTTTGATATAGATAACTTCAAGCATATAAACGATACACTTGGTCACTTTGCAGGTGACGAACTTCTGCGGTATGTTGCTAAGGTTTTAAAAGTAAAATTAGATAGTGTACATAGAATAGCCCGACTAGGGGGAGATGAGTTCTTAATTTTACTAGAGTATAGTGAAATATCAAGAATTTTAGCAGTTACAGAGGAATTAGTTACAGAATTGAGGAAACCATGGCATTTCCAGGATAAAGAATTCCACATCTCTTTAAGCGCAGGTATAGTAACTTACCCAGATCATGGTAGTAACTTTGATGCCTTGCTTAAAAACGCTGATTCCGCAATGTACGCTGTGAAGGAAAATGGTAAAGATAACTTTGGTTTATATACAGATGAAGAACAACAAAGGCGCTCTGAGTATATGGAGATTGTAAACGACTTACATCATGCCATAGATAAGAAGCAATTTGAGTTATTTTACCAGCCCATATTAAACTTAGAATCTAGGAAGGTAATTGCTGTGGAAGCGTTGATTCGCTGGTTTCACCCAGAAAAAGGGTTTATACCACCGGATAAATTCATACCAATTGCTGAGCAGACAGGTCAAATTCATGAGATTAATAGCTGGGTACTAAGAACGGCATGTACACAAAAGAAGAAATGGGAGCAAATGGGATTTGAACCAATTACGTTTTCCATTAATTTTTCCTGTAAAAGTTTTACACAGGTAGATCCAGTAAAAAATACACAAATGATAATAAATGAATCCGGTGTAAAATATGATGAGATACAACTAGAGATTACAGAAACTTCTCTTATTGAAAATTTCGATTTAGCAATAGACACTATAAGAGAACTTAGTGAGCGGGGAATTAAGTTTGCATTAGATGACTTTGGAACAGGTTACTCTTCCTTTACTTATTTAAAAAAATTACCTATAGATTGTTTAAAGATAGATAGGGATTTTTTACTTACAATAGAAATGGATAAAACAAATGAAATTATAGTTAATAAAGTAATAGAATTAGCCCACGTACTAGGCATGAAAGTTATTGCTGAAGGAATAGAAACCGTAGAGCAGCTTGAGGTACTAAAGAAATATGGATGTGATAGGGGTCAGGGGTACTATTTTAGCAAACCATTACCCAGTAGTCATATAGAAGAATTTCTGGTAAAACAATAG
- a CDS encoding DUF4179 domain-containing protein gives MSEINDYLASIKTDLDNIEVPEELEARLRSSLSKATSKPKLKKAHGLVASILVLLLLIASYNYSAIAYYSRKILGFDQVVYGTLGDLNEQGHGQVIGESYTFQNGVKVTLDGVMIDHNQMVAFYTITDESGNSTYDLDLTSFKGFWGNYNHVHGHGLINDEETEVKWISIYDAPKALDRTLTFNFSLFSRGDTPWERGEISFKLDRSKALGHTIKQSINQTVMVEDSKVHFDAIIASPTVTKVLGTFNTPLESIVRRKNGEVYTPDLEIILVIDGKRQTSTVRQIGSSLKGGYTFEFHFEGLTGPVKNLEIHLVQSSHTKEVSKVVDLNQNMASEEISLENNKIVITEVVIDSSGTYVTIESDEHFNFNDLNLMAEGKTVPLADINKIDYTKDANNGSLKYTRTFFFESTAKENIQLQINQITTKKTTNKIINVPVK, from the coding sequence ATGTCAGAAATAAATGATTACCTAGCTAGTATTAAAACTGACCTAGATAACATAGAAGTCCCAGAGGAATTGGAAGCAAGATTGCGAAGTTCCCTTAGCAAAGCAACCAGCAAACCAAAACTTAAAAAAGCCCATGGACTGGTAGCTTCCATCTTAGTCCTCCTTCTCCTCATCGCCTCATACAACTACTCTGCCATAGCGTACTACAGTAGAAAAATACTGGGTTTTGACCAAGTAGTATATGGAACCTTAGGGGACCTAAACGAACAAGGACATGGGCAGGTAATCGGAGAAAGTTACACTTTCCAAAATGGAGTAAAGGTCACTCTAGATGGAGTAATGATTGACCATAATCAAATGGTTGCTTTTTATACCATCACTGATGAATCAGGAAATTCTACCTATGATTTGGACCTCACTTCATTCAAAGGATTCTGGGGTAATTATAACCATGTCCATGGTCATGGTTTAATAAATGACGAAGAGACTGAGGTTAAATGGATATCAATCTACGATGCCCCAAAAGCCCTTGATAGAACATTAACATTTAATTTTTCCCTCTTCTCTCGTGGGGATACCCCCTGGGAAAGGGGGGAGATCAGTTTCAAACTAGATAGAAGTAAAGCATTAGGGCACACCATTAAACAAAGTATAAACCAGACTGTAATGGTGGAGGATTCTAAGGTTCACTTTGATGCCATCATCGCTTCTCCTACAGTAACCAAAGTATTAGGAACTTTTAATACACCATTGGAAAGCATAGTAAGGAGAAAAAACGGTGAGGTTTATACTCCCGACTTAGAAATCATATTAGTGATTGATGGCAAAAGGCAGACTTCTACGGTAAGACAAATTGGAAGTTCCCTAAAGGGAGGATATACCTTTGAATTTCATTTTGAAGGTTTAACTGGTCCAGTAAAAAATCTGGAAATTCATCTTGTACAGTCTTCCCATACCAAAGAAGTAAGTAAAGTTGTGGATCTAAATCAAAATATGGCTTCTGAAGAGATATCCTTAGAGAACAATAAAATAGTTATAACGGAAGTAGTAATAGATTCCTCTGGCACCTACGTGACCATTGAATCAGATGAACACTTCAACTTCAATGATCTAAATCTAATGGCAGAAGGGAAAACAGTACCCTTAGCAGATATTAATAAAATCGATTATACAAAAGATGCAAACAATGGCAGCTTAAAATACACAAGAACCTTCTTTTTTGAATCAACAGCTAAAGAAAATATCCAACTGCAAATAAACCAAATCACCACAAAAAAGACAACAAATAAAATCATAAATGTCCCTGTAAAGTAG
- a CDS encoding GDSL-type esterase/lipase family protein, translating into MLRKIIYGLMAVTVFSTLVYIVGFGWAFWITYNEPEPISQIIEDEVNEEEPLAGAPSTFRVLALGDSLAKGTGDEMGMGYSGYFNQLLGEIVGVVEYENLGIDGMVSTELVELVKKEIVQTAILEADIILLSIGGNDMRTLPVFQTVSPVDFMETKDSYLKNLEEILQIIREHNPKAPVAKLGLYNPFPDFTDEATVELLHQWNFETLRAVEGRNQMVFVPTFDLFKYNPGLISMDMLHPSAEGYKSIAQRHMEILKELIK; encoded by the coding sequence ATGTTAAGAAAAATAATATATGGACTGATGGCAGTGACTGTATTTTCAACCCTAGTATATATAGTAGGCTTTGGATGGGCCTTTTGGATAACCTACAATGAACCAGAGCCCATAAGCCAAATCATAGAAGATGAGGTAAATGAAGAAGAACCTTTAGCTGGAGCCCCCAGTACCTTTCGTGTCCTTGCCCTAGGTGATTCTTTAGCTAAAGGCACAGGTGATGAAATGGGTATGGGATACAGTGGGTACTTTAATCAACTATTAGGTGAAATAGTGGGTGTTGTGGAATATGAAAACCTAGGCATTGACGGCATGGTTTCCACGGAGCTTGTTGAACTGGTAAAAAAAGAGATAGTTCAAACTGCCATCTTAGAAGCTGATATAATCCTACTCTCCATAGGCGGAAACGATATGAGAACATTACCTGTTTTTCAAACCGTATCTCCCGTGGACTTTATGGAGACTAAAGATAGCTACCTAAAAAACCTTGAGGAAATCCTTCAGATAATTAGAGAACATAACCCAAAAGCCCCTGTAGCAAAATTAGGGCTCTATAACCCTTTCCCAGACTTCACTGATGAAGCAACAGTAGAACTTTTACACCAGTGGAACTTTGAGACTCTAAGGGCCGTAGAGGGCAGAAACCAGATGGTTTTTGTACCAACCTTTGACCTATTCAAGTATAATCCAGGTCTAATATCCATGGACATGTTGCATCCTAGCGCAGAAGGGTATAAATCCATCGCCCAAAGACATATGGAGATACTAAAAGAGCTTATAAAATAA
- the yaaA gene encoding peroxide stress protein YaaA, giving the protein MRIIISPAKKMKVDMDLDYNNLPQFINEAEVLLAYLKELSYEQAKSIWCCNDKIATLNYQRIQRMDLYSSLTPAILSYEGIQYKYMAPGVFETKEFAYIEKHLRIISGFYGMLRPLDGVVPYRLEMQAKLNGGNLDSLYDYWNRKMAEQLFSESNCIVNLASKEYSKCISKYLRDDVPFITCVFGEIIGGKVVEKGTQVKMARGEMVRFMAEKYIDDVKDIKSFRRLDYVFSEELSDEDTYVFIKSDENKKYTPLV; this is encoded by the coding sequence ATGAGGATTATTATTTCACCTGCTAAAAAGATGAAAGTAGACATGGATTTAGACTATAATAATCTTCCGCAGTTTATAAATGAGGCGGAAGTGCTTCTAGCATATTTAAAGGAGCTAAGTTATGAGCAGGCTAAGTCTATCTGGTGCTGTAATGATAAAATAGCCACACTAAACTACCAGAGGATACAGAGGATGGACCTATACTCTAGTTTGACACCAGCTATTCTTTCCTATGAGGGGATTCAATATAAGTACATGGCACCTGGAGTATTTGAAACAAAGGAGTTTGCATACATTGAGAAGCATCTGCGTATTATATCAGGGTTTTATGGGATGCTAAGGCCATTAGACGGTGTTGTTCCCTATAGGTTGGAAATGCAGGCTAAACTTAACGGTGGGAATTTGGATTCACTATATGACTATTGGAATAGAAAGATGGCTGAACAGTTATTTTCTGAGAGCAATTGTATTGTTAACTTAGCTTCAAAAGAATACAGTAAATGTATCTCTAAATATCTAAGGGATGATGTTCCATTTATTACGTGTGTTTTTGGGGAAATAATTGGGGGAAAGGTAGTAGAAAAGGGAACTCAGGTTAAAATGGCCAGGGGAGAAATGGTACGTTTTATGGCAGAAAAATATATCGATGATGTAAAGGATATAAAGAGTTTTAGACGGCTGGATTATGTTTTTTCAGAAGAATTATCAGATGAAGATACATATGTGTTTATCAAATCGGATGAGAACAAAAAGTATACCCCATTGGTGTGA
- the hcp gene encoding hydroxylamine reductase, with protein MDNAMFCYQCEQTMGGKACTKSGVCGKTPEIANLQDLLIYQLKGISCYAKELMEKGQVIDKEVVEFVENSLFTTLTNVNFDVQSHLNLLRESQGIKETLRNKATEKEYPDCATYNLSETKEQMLKDAVKAGIMYDQDLDADIRSLRWTIVYGLKGISAYGHQARFLNYNSDQVDNFYFLGLEATTNEELTVEELIRMTMRTGEMSVEVMKILDNANTTTYKHPTPHKVNVNKKKGPFIVVSGHDLKDLEMLLEQTQDKGINIYTHGEMLPAHGYPSLKKYNHLVGNFGSAWQNQQKEFDNIPGCILMTTNCLMRPRETYKDRIFSTNVVGWDGVRHVKLKEDGTKDFSEIINKALELGGYQEDEEVKEILVGFGHDATLSHAGAIVDAVKEGKLRHFFLIGGCDGARPGRNYYTEFAEKVPDDCVILTLACGKYRFNKLDFGTVAGLPRLLDVGQCNDAYSAVRIATALADAFDTDVNSLPLTIVLSWYEQKAVADLLALLSLGINGMYLGPSLPAFISPNVLQYLVDTFGIKPISTADEDLKSSLKQAN; from the coding sequence ATGGATAATGCAATGTTTTGTTATCAATGTGAACAAACAATGGGAGGAAAAGCCTGTACTAAAAGTGGGGTCTGTGGTAAAACTCCGGAAATAGCAAATTTGCAAGATTTATTGATCTATCAGTTAAAGGGAATTTCCTGCTACGCAAAGGAACTTATGGAAAAAGGCCAAGTAATAGATAAAGAGGTTGTAGAATTTGTGGAGAACTCTTTATTTACTACTTTGACTAATGTAAACTTTGACGTTCAGTCCCACTTAAATCTATTAAGGGAGTCACAAGGTATAAAGGAGACTCTCAGGAATAAAGCAACAGAAAAAGAGTATCCGGATTGTGCTACATATAACCTAAGTGAGACAAAAGAGCAGATGTTAAAGGATGCTGTAAAGGCAGGCATTATGTATGACCAAGATTTAGATGCAGATATACGTTCTTTAAGATGGACCATAGTCTATGGATTAAAGGGTATCAGTGCCTACGGACATCAAGCAAGATTTTTAAACTATAACTCTGACCAAGTGGATAACTTCTATTTCTTAGGATTAGAAGCCACTACAAATGAAGAATTAACCGTAGAAGAACTGATCCGGATGACAATGAGAACTGGGGAAATGAGTGTAGAAGTGATGAAGATCTTAGACAACGCTAACACTACTACATATAAGCATCCAACCCCTCATAAAGTAAATGTTAATAAGAAGAAGGGACCATTTATTGTTGTCTCTGGTCACGACTTAAAAGACTTAGAGATGTTACTTGAACAAACACAAGACAAGGGAATCAATATCTATACCCACGGTGAGATGCTACCGGCACACGGGTACCCATCCCTTAAAAAGTACAACCACCTAGTGGGTAACTTTGGTTCAGCTTGGCAAAATCAACAGAAGGAATTTGATAACATACCAGGATGTATACTTATGACAACCAACTGTTTGATGAGACCTAGGGAAACATATAAAGATAGGATATTTAGTACCAATGTTGTAGGTTGGGACGGAGTTAGACATGTTAAGTTAAAAGAAGATGGAACAAAGGATTTTAGTGAGATAATCAATAAGGCTTTAGAACTTGGTGGTTACCAAGAAGATGAGGAAGTAAAAGAAATTCTAGTAGGCTTTGGTCATGATGCTACCCTATCCCATGCAGGAGCAATTGTTGATGCAGTTAAGGAAGGTAAGCTAAGACACTTCTTCTTAATAGGCGGGTGTGATGGTGCAAGACCTGGCAGAAATTACTACACCGAATTTGCAGAAAAAGTTCCCGATGACTGTGTTATCTTAACACTAGCATGTGGTAAGTATAGATTTAATAAGTTAGACTTTGGTACAGTGGCAGGACTGCCTAGATTACTAGATGTTGGCCAATGTAATGACGCATACTCTGCAGTTAGAATAGCAACAGCTCTAGCAGATGCCTTCGATACAGACGTAAATTCATTGCCACTAACTATCGTACTTTCATGGTATGAGCAAAAAGCAGTTGCTGACTTATTAGCACTATTATCACTGGGTATCAATGGGATGTACTTAGGACCTAGCCTTCCTGCATTCATATCACCAAATGTACTACAGTACTTGGTAGATACCTTTGGTATAAAACCCATAAGTACAGCAGATGAGGATCTGAAGAGCTCGTTGAAGCAAGCTAATTAA
- a CDS encoding GNAT family N-acetyltransferase: MNHFVTRKAQTEDFEQVLPLTIMAIEDLADQFTSSSDPEVIKERMLAAYTSPNTRFSKEYAVIVEAVDDNGKREVAGVGFAYPGRDMRNLTKQTIEAYQRVGATYEAEDVQRLLNSKEAQWGEFYIDNLAVYETYRGHGLSKKILAALESEGKQQGFDRISILADINNPKAKAIYEKMGYIPDSIYEVLEHKYHHMVKII; the protein is encoded by the coding sequence ATGAATCACTTTGTTACAAGGAAAGCTCAAACAGAAGACTTCGAACAGGTATTGCCTCTTACCATAATGGCCATTGAAGATCTTGCAGATCAGTTTACAAGCTCTTCAGACCCCGAGGTTATCAAAGAGAGAATGCTAGCTGCTTATACCTCTCCTAACACTAGGTTTTCAAAAGAGTATGCGGTGATTGTTGAGGCAGTGGATGACAATGGAAAAAGAGAAGTTGCAGGAGTTGGTTTTGCTTACCCAGGGCGTGATATGAGAAACTTAACCAAACAGACCATAGAGGCCTATCAAAGGGTAGGAGCTACATATGAAGCTGAAGATGTACAAAGGCTCTTAAACTCTAAGGAAGCCCAATGGGGTGAGTTCTATATAGACAACCTCGCCGTGTATGAAACCTATCGTGGACATGGCCTATCAAAAAAAATCTTAGCTGCCCTAGAATCAGAAGGAAAACAGCAAGGCTTCGACAGAATCTCCATCCTAGCGGACATCAACAATCCAAAAGCCAAGGCCATATACGAAAAAATGGGATACATCCCTGACAGTATCTATGAGGTTTTAGAACACAAATACCATCACATGGTGAAAATTATATAA
- a CDS encoding YdcF family protein: MQRIYGKTNRLKQYLKVFTIVMVCVGLLSFVMVQALIKSSAISDSDEQIDYMVILGAGLWDSQPSPTLLRRLEKGIEYLKNHPESKVIVSGGLGANEEVTEAEAMAVFLTSKGIDEDRIIKEDRATNSFENLTFTKEILDALTEGQGVSDIMIVTSDFHLFRSKMLAKRVGFSPYGLAAETPSSITVKYAIREYFAIIKSFIFDR, from the coding sequence ATGCAAAGGATTTATGGAAAAACCAATAGGTTAAAGCAGTACTTGAAAGTTTTTACTATAGTTATGGTTTGTGTAGGATTACTTTCTTTTGTCATGGTACAGGCCCTTATTAAAAGTTCTGCAATTTCCGATTCTGATGAACAGATTGATTACATGGTTATTCTAGGTGCTGGTTTGTGGGATTCGCAACCTTCACCAACTCTACTGAGGCGATTAGAAAAGGGAATAGAGTATTTAAAGAATCACCCTGAATCTAAAGTGATTGTCTCTGGAGGACTAGGGGCAAATGAAGAGGTAACAGAGGCAGAAGCAATGGCTGTTTTCTTAACTTCTAAAGGGATAGATGAAGACAGGATTATCAAAGAGGATAGGGCAACAAACAGTTTTGAGAACTTGACATTCACTAAGGAAATACTAGATGCTTTAACTGAAGGGCAAGGGGTAAGTGATATTATGATTGTCACAAGTGATTTTCACCTATTTAGGTCAAAGATGTTGGCTAAAAGAGTGGGTTTTTCACCCTATGGGCTAGCAGCTGAGACACCAAGTAGCATAACAGTAAAGTATGCTATCCGGGAGTATTTTGCTATTATTAAATCATTTATATTTGACAGATAA